The Rhizobium sp. CCGE531 genomic sequence ATATATTTGCCATCTCGAAGCGGGGAGCGGCTGAAAAGGACGGCCCCGCGCTTGGAGCATTCCAGGAAAAGTGCGCAGCGGTTTTCCGTCCGGAATGCGTAAAAACAGGAAGATAGAGCGCTTTCGCTATTCGAAGAAAAGTGAAAGCGCTCTGGCACAGAAGGCCTCCAATGCAGGACACCCCCATCCAACCAAGTCACAGTCACGATTTCTCTGCCGGCGCCTCGCGCAAGGACAATGGCGATTTCACCACGGACAAGCGCGTCTTGGTGCTGATTGCCATGGCGCTCGTCGTGGGCACGGGCGGCGCCTTCGCCGCCTGGGTGCTCATCAATCTCATCGCACTCGTCAGCAATGCCGTCTGGCTGTTCAAGATCAGCACCGAGCCGTTGTCCTTCACCATGGTGACGCGCTCGCCCTGGATGGTCGCCGCGCCCGTTCTCGGCGGCATCGTCATCGGCCTCATGGCGCGATACGGCTCTGAGAAGATCCGCGGCCACGGCATTCCCGAAGCCATCGAGGCGATCCTGATCGGCGGCAGCCGCATGTCGCCGAAAGTGGCGGTGCTGAAGCCACTATCGTCGGCAATCTCGATCGGCTCCGGCGGCCCCTTCGGCGCGGAAGGTCCGATCATCATGACGGGCGGTGCCATCGGCTCGCTCTTCGCACAGCTCTTTCATATGAGTGCGGCCGAGAGAAAGACCCTGCTCGTCGCCGGCGCCGCAGCCGGTATGACCGCGGTCTTCGGCACGCCGATCGCCGCCGTCATGCTCGCAGTCGAACTGCTGCTGTTCGAATGGAAGCCGCGCAGCTTCATCCCCGTCGCGGTCGCGGCCTGCGTTTCGGTCGTCTGGCGTCCGTTGCTGATCGGCGGCGGCGCGTTGTTTCCCGCCCATTTCGATGTGCCGCTCTCCTGGTGGGGCGTCGTGCTCGCCGCCGGCCTCGGCATTATCTCGGGCCTGCAGTCCGGCCTGCTGACGACCCTGCTCTATAAGATCGAGGATGCCTTCGAAAAGCTGCCGATCCACTGGATGTGGTGGCCAGCACTTGGCGGCCTCATCGTCGGGGTCGGCGGATTGATCGAGCCGCGTGCGCTGGGCGTCGGTTACGACATCATCGCCGATCTCCTGCACAGCCATGTCACCATCGGCGCCGTGCTGGCGATCCTGCTGGTCAAGGCAGGCATTTGGCTGGTGGCACTATCCTCTGGCACATCGGGCGGTGTCCTGGCGCCGCTGCTCATCCTCGGCGGCACGCTCGGCTGGCTGGTGGGCCTTACCCTGCCCGGCGATCCCGGCTTCTGGGCGATGCTCGGCATGGCCGCAATGATGGGCGGCACCATGCGCGCGCCGCTCACCGGCACCTTCTTCGCCGTCGAACTGACGGGAGACACCAGCGCAATGGTGCCTCTGCTTGCCGCGACAGTCGCGGCCTATGCCGTCACCGTGCTGCTGCTGCGCCGCTCCATCCTCACGGAAAAGATCGCGCGGCGCGGCCAGCACATCACCCGCGAATATGGTGTCGACCCGTTCGAACTGACGCGCGCCCGCGATATCATGATCGCCAAGGTGGACACCCTGCCCGCCTCCATGCGCCTGTCGGAAGCGCTGGCGCAGATGACGGAGCAGCCGGATGCGCATCGCTTCTATCCGGTCGTCGGGGACAACGATCGCCTCGTCGGCATGATTTCGCGCGCCGACGCCCTGCGCTGGCAGAGCGAGCCGGATCTGATGGATCAATCGCTCTATGACGTGATCTCGGATACGTCGCTCCCGGTCGCCCATGCCGACGATACGGTCGGGCGCGTCGCGGATATCATGATCCATGCCGATACGGGACGCGTTCCCGTCGTCGAGGCCCAGACCGGCCGCCTCGTCGGCCTGATCGCCCGCAAGGACCTGCTGCGGCTGCGCAGCGCGACGAACCGGGCGGAACTCGAGCGCGGTGCCTATCTCAGGTCGAAAGGATAAGGGGAGGAGGAGTGGCGTCAGCGCGGCGGAAGAACTGCGCGGCGCCTTCCTTGGCCATCTGCTGGAAAATTGGCCATCAGCCGGAAAATTCGAGAGCGATCCACGACGACCGATGGATGTTTACGATCCTGGGTGCCTACAAACGTAGGTGGGCACCGTGTGTCCAGGCCCACAGGCCTAGTCAGGGACAGCTCCCTTTGGATCGAGTATGGCCCCAGGGATTGTGGTTCCTGTCGGGAAGCGCAGACCGCTTGAGCTATATAGAGCGAATTACGCCGTCGCACCAGAGGCCCGCAGTTGGCATCCGCAGAAATAAACTTTAAGCCTGCTCGGCGCCCGGCCGCTCCAGAAGCTTCTCGGTAATGCCGTGAATGCGCATCGTCACCTCGTCGATGACGCTTGCCAGTGTTTCCTCCGCGCGCGCATTGGCGGCCACGGTCGTATCCCGGCTGCTGGTCAGGGTTTCCAGTTCGGCCTCCAGCGAAGACACGCGCCGCGTCAATTCGCTCACCTCGTCCATGATCATGATGCCGGCCATGACCGTCACCCGCAGATCGCCGATTTCGCCGAACTGGCTCTTCAAATGCATGACATAGCGGTCGAAGCGATTGGCGAGATCCGTCAGATGGTCTTCCTGCCCCTCTTCGCAGGCCATCCGGTAGGCTTTGCCGTCGATCGTTACCGTTACTTGCGCCATTCGACTTTCCGATCACTGCCGCGCTGCGACGGCTGCCTCCCGAGGGATCAGCGGTCCAGCACGGCTCTTATGGTTTCCATCGCCGTAACCAGCCGGCGCGACACTTCACGATTGACCTCCTCGAGCCGGTTCGCGCGGAACTCGGCCTGATCCAATTCCTGGGCAAGGCGCGAACGGTCGGCGTGAACCCTCCGGACCTCGCCTTCTATATCGCTCTGTGCCCGTTCCCGCTCGAACCGTCCGTCGACGGCGCTCTCCAAAGTCGAGAGTGCCTGGCGCAATTGGGCGAGCGCCGCATCCACCGTTTTGCCTGAAGGTGTCATACCCTTCGCTTCTCCGCGCAAGGCCCGAATCAAAACATCCGGCCACTTGTCTGATTTCGCAACAATATTCAACTCGGCAACAGCACGTCAATAAAGGCTGTCATGTGACACCCCTCCTATTCTGTGGATGAATACCGCCTTTTCCGGCTGCACAGGCCTTGTCGCACTATTGTCGTCTTTTGTAAAAGTGAACGGGCAAATGTTAAAAAATTGCCGCGGGAGGGTCTGATTGAGCCCTCGATTTGTTGACTTGCTCGCCCTAACTGCTATGTCTCAGCCGCCTGAGGCGACGTTGGAAATGACGTTCGGAAGAGCGTCGCCTTTCACCCGCCTTTCAACCGATGGCCCTCCTTCCCAAGCGTGCGGCCATCCCCCGAACCCGGAACATTGCGGAAAAACCCATGAACTCTCGCGAACAACACGACCGGATGGCGAATGCGATCCGTTTCCTTGCCATGGATGCTGTCGAGAAGGCCAATTCCGGTCACCCCGGTTTGCCGATGGGGATGGCCGATGTCGCCACCGTTCTCTTTGGCAAATATCTGCGCTTCGATCCGAAGAACCCCCATTGGCCGGACCGCGACCGTTTCGTCCTGTCGGCTGGCCACGGCTCGATGCTGCTCTATTCGGTCCTTTACCTCACCGGCTATCCGGACATGACGGTCGATGAGCTGCAGCGCTTCCGCCAGCTCGGCTCCAAGACCGCGGGCCATCCCGAATATGGTCATGCCACCGGCATCGAAACCACGACCGGCCCGCTCGGCCAGGGCATTGCCAATGCCGTCGGCATGGCGATCGCCGAACGCAAGCTGCGCGAGGAATTCGGCGCCGACCTGCAGGATCACTACACCTATGCCATGTGCGGTGACGGCTGCCTGATGGAAGGCATCAGCCATGAGGCGATCGCGCTTGCCGGCCACCTCAAGCTCAACAAGCTGGTCCTGTTCTGGGACAACAACTCCATCACCATCGACGGCGCCGTCTCGCTGTCGGATTCGACCGACCAGGTCATGCGCTTCAAGGCCGTTCACTGGAACACGATCGAAGTTGACGGTCACGACCAGGCCGCCATCAGCGCCGCCATCGAAGCCGCCCACCAGTCCGACCGCCCGACGCTGATCGCCTGCAAGACGATCATCGGCTTCGGCGCTCCGAACAAGCAGGGCACCCACAAGGTCCACGGCTCGCCGCTCGGCGCCGAGGAAATCGCCGCGACCCGCGTCGCGCTCGACTGGCCCTACGAGCCTTTCGTCATTCCGAACGACATCCTCGGTGAATGGCGCGCCGCCGGTGAACGCTCCATCGGCACGCGCGAAGCCTGGGAAGGCCGCCTTGCCGCCGCCGATGCGGCCAGGAAGGCCGAATTCAACCGCCGCTTCGCCCATGAGCTGCCTGCCGGTTTCGACGCCGCCATCAGCGACTACAAGAAGAAGCTCGCCGAAACCAAGCCGACGGTCGCCACCCGCAAGGCATCGGAAGACGCGCTCGAAGTCATCAACGGCTTCCTGCCGGAAACGCTCGGCGGCTCCGCCGACCTGACGCCGTCGAACAACACCAAGACCAGCCAGATGAAGTCGATCACCCCGACCGATTTCTCCGGCCGCTACATGCACTGGGGTATCCGCGAACACGGCATGGCAGCTGCCATGAACGGCATCGCGCTGCACGGCGGTCTGATCCCCTACAGCGGCGGCTTCCTGATCTTCTCGGACTATTGCCGCCCGCCGCTGCGCCTGGCCGCCCTGATGGGCATCCGCTCCATCCACGTCCTGACGCATGATTCCATCGGCGTCGGCGAAGACGGCCCGACCCACCAGCCGGTCGAGCAGGTCGCCAGCCTGCGCGCCATCCCGAACTTCCAGCTGTTCCGCCCTGCGGACGCAACGGAAACGGCCGAATGCTGGCAGATCGCCATCAAGACGACGAACCGTCCGTCCGGCCTTGCGCTGACCCGCCAGAACCTGCTGGCCGCTCGTACCGAATACAGCGAGAAGAACCTCTGCGAACTCGGCGCTTACACGCTGGCAGGCAATGCCGACGCCAAGGTGACGATCTTCGCTTCGGGCTCTGAAGTCGAACTCGCCGTTGCCGCCCGCACCGTTCTCGAAGGCAAGGGCGTCTCCACGCGCGTCGTCTCCGTTCCCTGCACCGAACTCTTCTTCGAGCAGCCGGACGCCTACCGCAAGGACATCATCGGCAATTCGCCGGTCAAGGTTGCCGTCGAAGCCGGCGTTCGCGAAGGCTGGGATGCCTTTATCGGACCGGAAGGCGCCTTTATCGGCATGAAGAGCTTCGGCGCTTCCGCTCCGTACAAGGACGTCTACAAGCATTTCGGCATCACGACGGAGGCCGTTGTCGCCGCCGCCGAGGCAAAGCTTTCCTGAGGGCGCTGACAAGCGCTCTCAAATCCAATAGATAAACACCCTGAGTGAACGGGAGTGAATTTCAATGACTGTAAAAGTTGCCATCAACGGCTTTGGCCGCATCGGCCGTAACGTTCTGCGCGCAATCGTCGAATCCGGCCGCACCGATATCGAAGTCGTCGCCATCAACGACCTAGGCCCGGTCGAGACCAATGCCCACCTGCTGCGTTACGATTCCATCCACGGTCGCTTCCCGGCCGAAGTGAAGGTCGAAGGTGACACAATCATCGTCGGCGGCGGCAAGCCGATCAAGGTCACGGCGATCAAGGACCCGGCAACCCTGCCGCACCGCGATCTCGGCGTCGACATCGCGATGGAATGCACCGGCATCTTCACGTCTCGCGACAAGGCTGCCGCCCACCTGACGGCCGGTGCCAAGCGCGTCATCGTTTCGGCTCCTGCTGACGGCGCCGACCTGACCGTCGTTTTCGGCGTCAACCACGACCAGCTCACCAAGGAGCACTTGGTCATCTCCAATGCTTCCTGCACCACGAACTGCCTGGTGCCGGTGGTCAAGGTTCTTGACGACGCCGTCGGCATCGACCACGGCTTCATGACGACGATCCACTCCTACACCGGCGATCAGCCGACGCTCGACACCATGCACAAGGACCTGTACCGCGCCCGCGCCGCAGCCCTGTCCATGATCCCGACGTCGACGGGCGCCGCAAAGGCCGTCGGTCTGGTTCTGCCGCATCTGAAGGGCAAGCTCGACGGCACGTCGATCCGCGTTCCGACCCCGAACGTCTCGGTTGTCGACTTCAAGTTCGTGGCCAAGAAGGCAACGACGGTCGGCGAAATCAACGAAGCCATCAAGGCTGCGTCGAACGGCAAGCTGAAGGGCATCCTCGGCTACACCGACGAGCCGCTGGTTTCCCGCGACTTCAACCATGACAGCCACTCGTCGATCTTGGCGACCGACCAGACCAAGGTCATGGAAGGCAACTTCGTGCGCGTCCTGTCCTGGTACGACAACGAATGGGGCTTCTCCAGCCGCATGTCCGACACGGCCGTCGCGCTTGCCAAGCTGATCTGATCATGGCCTTCCGCCCGCTCCTTCCGACGACAGTCCGCTGGCGTCCCATGGAAGGAGACGGGCTGGAGCACTTAACGATCGCTCCTATCGACAATGTCGGCGCCGCGGCCATCCGCGCCGCCGGCATTATCATTGGCGGACGCGGCGGCACGCCCTACGGCGTCTCCTACCGCATCGATTGCTCCGCCGAGTGGGCCGTTCTTTCCTTCTCCGTCGAAACCACCGATGGACGCCGTCTCGCGCTAAACTCGGACTGCAAGGGACATTGGCGCACCGAGGACGGCGTGGCGCTGCCGCAATTCGATGGCTGCATCGATATCGATCTCTACGGCTCACCCTTCACCAACAGCCTGCCGATCCGCCGGCTTGAGATGACGCCGGAAAGCGGAACCGCCAGGCTTTCCATGCTCTATTTCCCGTTCGACACGTTCGAACCGATGCGCGATGGGCAGCACTACACCTGCATCGTGCCGGAGAAACTTTATCGCTACGCCGCCGAAGACAGGGATTTCACCGTCGATCTTCCGGTCGACGCGGATGGGCTGGTGATCGACTATCCGATCTATTTCAGGCGCGTGGATGTTTGAGCTGCGGTATCGATATCGATACCCTTGCTCATTCGGCGAGCAGCGACGCTTGTGCATGGATCCTCGGGTCAAGCCCGAGGATGACGGAGCATTTGGGTTAGGCCGGCGGGCAGACGATAGTTTCTTAGATAAGAGTTCACTGTCGCAAAGCAGTCAATCAACGAAATGCATCTCCAAAGTCGCTATGTATCTTTGGCCTATCCTCAAGCACCGTCATCCTCGGGCTTGACCCGAGGATCCACGCACAAGCCTTTCGGTGTGTCTCTAAAGCATCGTGAGCACTAGTCGCAATTGCCCTTCAAAACGCCCCAATCTTTGCTCTCCCTGCCCTGCTATGGTCCAGATTTACCAATAAATTTTGGGTAGGAAGTCTCCCAGAGCATTCCAAGCCGCTTCGCCGTTCTGGCTAGGCGCATCACACCATGACGTCGCAATCGTCGGAGCGGGCTTCAGTCGTAAAGCTCTCTCTGAACGATGCCATATTTGCCAATGTGGCCGGCAAGACTGCATGATGGGATGACGAAGGGATTTCCGTATTCCGGGCTTTTGGCCCAGGAGCGGCGCACGGAAAGGGGAAGACAAGGTGGAGGCATTTTACGTCATCGTGCTGGTCAGCACGGTCCTTGTTCTCATTGCGGCCTTTTCCAGCCTTCTCGCCTTCCGCTTCGGCGCGCCCTTGCTGCTGCTTTTCCTGATGATCGGGCTTGCCGCCGGCACCGACGGGCTCGGCATCGAATTCTCCAACAATTATCTCGCCTATATTCTCGGTTCGCTGGCCCTCGCCATCATCCTCTTCGATTCCGGCTACGGCACGCCGATCCAGGCCCTCAAGCTTGCTGCGGCACCAGCGCTGACCATCGCCTCTGTCGGCGTCATCGTCACGGCGGCGCTGTTCGGCCTTGCCGCCACCTGGCTGCTCGGCTTCACCTGGCTGCAGGGCCTCCTGCTCGGCTCGATCGTCGCCTCGACGGATGCCGCGGCCGTCTTCTTCCTGCTGCGCATCGGCGGCATCAATATCCGCGACAAGGTGCGCTCGACGCTGGAAGTCGAATCCGGCACCAACGACCCGATGGCGATCTTCCTGACGCTCGCCTTGGTCGAGCTGCTGGCAAGCGGCGAAGGCTACGCCGGCATCAATCTCGCCATGCTCGCCACCTTCGTCCAGCAGATGGGGCTTGGCGTCATCCTTGGCCTGCTCGGCGGCATGATGATCGTGCTCATCGTCAGCCGGCTGGAAACCGATCGCGGCCTGACGCCCATCTTCGTGCTGGCGCTGGCGCTCCTCGTCTTCTCCTTCACCGGCGCCGTCGGCGGCAGCGGCTTCCTGGCCGTCTATGTCGCCGGCATCTATGCCGGCAATCGCAAAATGCCGGCCTCAGCCTCGATCAAGCGCTTCCAGGACGGCATGACATGGCTGGCGCAGATCATCATGTTCCTCGTCCTCGGCTTGCTCGCGACGCCGTCGCAATTCCCGGCCATCGCCATTCCCGCCGTGGCATTGGCTCTTTTCCTGATCTTCATTGCCCGGCCGATCGCCGTGTGGCTCTGCCTGCTGCCCTTCGACTACACCCAGCGCGAGACCGGCTTCGTCGCCTGGGTCGGCCTGCGCGGCGCAGTCTCCATCCTGCTTGCCATCATGCCCGTCCTCGGCAACCTGCAGGCCGGCCAGACCTATTTCAACGTCGCCTTCATCGTCGTGCTGGTGTCGCTGCTCGTCCAGGGCTGGACCATCAAGCCGATGGCGCGCCGCCTCGGCCTCATCATTCCGCCGCGCATGGGAGCGATCGACAAGGTCGAAGTCGACCTGCCCGGCACGGTCAACCACGAACTTCTCTCCTATCGTGTCGTGAAGGATAGTCCGGTTCTGCGCGGCGAGCGCATTCCGCGTTGGGCCATGCCCTCGCTCGTCATCCGCGACGGCAAATCCATGCGCTATCAATATGCCGGCCGCCTGCGCGAAAACGATATCGTCTATCTCTTCATCTCGCCCAATTATTCGCGGCTTCTCGACCGGCTTTTCGCCAGCCGCGCACCCGTCGACCCTGACGACGCCGAATTCTTCGGCGCTTTCTCGATCTCGCCGCTGCGCCCCGCCGCCGATCTCGATGCCGCCTATGGGCCTGGCCTGCTGAGCGAACAGGAAAAGGGGCTCACCATCGCCGAACTCATGCGCCATCGCCTGGGCGGCAAGGCCGACTATGCGGATCGCGTTCGCCTGGGCGAGATCATCCTCATCGTCCGTGATCTCGACGAGAACGACCATATTCAGTCGGTCGGCATGTCGCTCGAGGCGGTTGAACCGCCCGTCATCCTTCCGATCTTCATCAATCTCCACGATATTTTTAAGAACATTCGCGCTCACCTGCAAAAGCGCCGGGAACACCCGGAAGACGGCGTTTCAAACGATTCAAATGCCGGGAAAA encodes the following:
- the gap gene encoding type I glyceraldehyde-3-phosphate dehydrogenase, translating into MTVKVAINGFGRIGRNVLRAIVESGRTDIEVVAINDLGPVETNAHLLRYDSIHGRFPAEVKVEGDTIIVGGGKPIKVTAIKDPATLPHRDLGVDIAMECTGIFTSRDKAAAHLTAGAKRVIVSAPADGADLTVVFGVNHDQLTKEHLVISNASCTTNCLVPVVKVLDDAVGIDHGFMTTIHSYTGDQPTLDTMHKDLYRARAAALSMIPTSTGAAKAVGLVLPHLKGKLDGTSIRVPTPNVSVVDFKFVAKKATTVGEINEAIKAASNGKLKGILGYTDEPLVSRDFNHDSHSSILATDQTKVMEGNFVRVLSWYDNEWGFSSRMSDTAVALAKLI
- a CDS encoding DUF4164 domain-containing protein, which gives rise to MTPSGKTVDAALAQLRQALSTLESAVDGRFERERAQSDIEGEVRRVHADRSRLAQELDQAEFRANRLEEVNREVSRRLVTAMETIRAVLDR
- a CDS encoding cell division protein ZapA, whose translation is MAQVTVTIDGKAYRMACEEGQEDHLTDLANRFDRYVMHLKSQFGEIGDLRVTVMAGIMIMDEVSELTRRVSSLEAELETLTSSRDTTVAANARAEETLASVIDEVTMRIHGITEKLLERPGAEQA
- a CDS encoding chloride channel protein; the protein is MQDTPIQPSHSHDFSAGASRKDNGDFTTDKRVLVLIAMALVVGTGGAFAAWVLINLIALVSNAVWLFKISTEPLSFTMVTRSPWMVAAPVLGGIVIGLMARYGSEKIRGHGIPEAIEAILIGGSRMSPKVAVLKPLSSAISIGSGGPFGAEGPIIMTGGAIGSLFAQLFHMSAAERKTLLVAGAAAGMTAVFGTPIAAVMLAVELLLFEWKPRSFIPVAVAACVSVVWRPLLIGGGALFPAHFDVPLSWWGVVLAAGLGIISGLQSGLLTTLLYKIEDAFEKLPIHWMWWPALGGLIVGVGGLIEPRALGVGYDIIADLLHSHVTIGAVLAILLVKAGIWLVALSSGTSGGVLAPLLILGGTLGWLVGLTLPGDPGFWAMLGMAAMMGGTMRAPLTGTFFAVELTGDTSAMVPLLAATVAAYAVTVLLLRRSILTEKIARRGQHITREYGVDPFELTRARDIMIAKVDTLPASMRLSEALAQMTEQPDAHRFYPVVGDNDRLVGMISRADALRWQSEPDLMDQSLYDVISDTSLPVAHADDTVGRVADIMIHADTGRVPVVEAQTGRLVGLIARKDLLRLRSATNRAELERGAYLRSKG
- a CDS encoding putative glycolipid-binding domain-containing protein — its product is MAFRPLLPTTVRWRPMEGDGLEHLTIAPIDNVGAAAIRAAGIIIGGRGGTPYGVSYRIDCSAEWAVLSFSVETTDGRRLALNSDCKGHWRTEDGVALPQFDGCIDIDLYGSPFTNSLPIRRLEMTPESGTARLSMLYFPFDTFEPMRDGQHYTCIVPEKLYRYAAEDRDFTVDLPVDADGLVIDYPIYFRRVDV
- the tkt gene encoding transketolase, producing MNSREQHDRMANAIRFLAMDAVEKANSGHPGLPMGMADVATVLFGKYLRFDPKNPHWPDRDRFVLSAGHGSMLLYSVLYLTGYPDMTVDELQRFRQLGSKTAGHPEYGHATGIETTTGPLGQGIANAVGMAIAERKLREEFGADLQDHYTYAMCGDGCLMEGISHEAIALAGHLKLNKLVLFWDNNSITIDGAVSLSDSTDQVMRFKAVHWNTIEVDGHDQAAISAAIEAAHQSDRPTLIACKTIIGFGAPNKQGTHKVHGSPLGAEEIAATRVALDWPYEPFVIPNDILGEWRAAGERSIGTREAWEGRLAAADAARKAEFNRRFAHELPAGFDAAISDYKKKLAETKPTVATRKASEDALEVINGFLPETLGGSADLTPSNNTKTSQMKSITPTDFSGRYMHWGIREHGMAAAMNGIALHGGLIPYSGGFLIFSDYCRPPLRLAALMGIRSIHVLTHDSIGVGEDGPTHQPVEQVASLRAIPNFQLFRPADATETAECWQIAIKTTNRPSGLALTRQNLLAARTEYSEKNLCELGAYTLAGNADAKVTIFASGSEVELAVAARTVLEGKGVSTRVVSVPCTELFFEQPDAYRKDIIGNSPVKVAVEAGVREGWDAFIGPEGAFIGMKSFGASAPYKDVYKHFGITTEAVVAAAEAKLS
- a CDS encoding potassium/proton antiporter, encoding MEAFYVIVLVSTVLVLIAAFSSLLAFRFGAPLLLLFLMIGLAAGTDGLGIEFSNNYLAYILGSLALAIILFDSGYGTPIQALKLAAAPALTIASVGVIVTAALFGLAATWLLGFTWLQGLLLGSIVASTDAAAVFFLLRIGGINIRDKVRSTLEVESGTNDPMAIFLTLALVELLASGEGYAGINLAMLATFVQQMGLGVILGLLGGMMIVLIVSRLETDRGLTPIFVLALALLVFSFTGAVGGSGFLAVYVAGIYAGNRKMPASASIKRFQDGMTWLAQIIMFLVLGLLATPSQFPAIAIPAVALALFLIFIARPIAVWLCLLPFDYTQRETGFVAWVGLRGAVSILLAIMPVLGNLQAGQTYFNVAFIVVLVSLLVQGWTIKPMARRLGLIIPPRMGAIDKVEVDLPGTVNHELLSYRVVKDSPVLRGERIPRWAMPSLVIRDGKSMRYQYAGRLRENDIVYLFISPNYSRLLDRLFASRAPVDPDDAEFFGAFSISPLRPAADLDAAYGPGLLSEQEKGLTIAELMRHRLGGKADYADRVRLGEIILIVRDLDENDHIQSVGMSLEAVEPPVILPIFINLHDIFKNIRAHLQKRREHPEDGVSNDSNAGKNDA